One part of the Girardinichthys multiradiatus isolate DD_20200921_A chromosome 10, DD_fGirMul_XY1, whole genome shotgun sequence genome encodes these proteins:
- the LOC124875083 gene encoding cytochrome c oxidase subunit 6B1 produces the protein MAEDIKAKLEQYRTAPFDARFPNQNQTRNCWSNYLDYHRCQKALDAKGIDTTPCEWYRRVYKSLCPMAWVEKWDGQRDDGTFPGKI, from the exons ATGGCGGAGGATATTAAGGCCAAACTTGAGCAATACCGCACCGCTCCCTTTGACGCCCGATTCCCGAACCAGAACCAGACAAGGAACTGCTGGTCCAACTATCTTG ATTATCACCGCTGTCAGAAAGCTCTGGATGCTAAAGGAATAGATACCACCCCCTGTGAGTGGTACCGGAGGGTCTACAAGTCCCTGTGCCCCATGGCTTGG GTGGAGAAATGGGACGGGCAGAGAGACGATGGGACCTTTCCAGGAAAGATCTGA
- the fam234a gene encoding protein FAM234A — protein METTDKVTEGSPLKSAEDGTETVTTPSATELKKKSCKEVLGFSRMTHWRTAVFFLSLFLCLTVVFAFSFVIPCPERPQYNVTWNRDFAEAATYDFLAFEQANRDKVMDVLFVIKSTESSPNKSCANAGLPSPCLFMLALDGTKGRTLWERPLDAEFHWAQCGLQTGTRRSWHCLLSHSDNLTAIDKYTGDVVWQQPQPTGLRSSLPVLSVPDLDGDKVSDVVLVASDDTQTQLILLSGKKGTQIGSTVIIDSIGTNNHLLHYTKGGSYYVLLQRDSRVCGLALWKIAAKAKLEPVPGLNKDKDLENNASNTTGLVPIYLSEAGSLLRIKDSDDSSDLLAVSKRVVALVDGSTLKLRWRFNTIAIIGKPSFGHFNKDNILDLVVEDDVGNFTKRITILDGQTGGLLWESNLLASTNSPRPDAIHTINSFSVFMFWGLVPSESNSSEPLTSEQHSYMLHPSYPNVLLECTNVPDHIVTFKATLMELGRHAAYFLLKGPEKEGSEGTVVLTKRKLKQDVPSCNLIRISDEGALHSKEDLQEAFNRLRFSSDW, from the exons ATGGAGACCACAGACAAAGTTACTGAGGGTTCCCCTCTGAAGTCAGCAGAAGATGGGACAGAAACAGTCACAACACCATCAGCAACAGAACTCAAGAAGAAGAGTTGTAAGGAAGTCTTGGGTTTTTCCAGAATGACCCACTGGAGAACGGCAGTCTTCTTCCTTTCCCTGTTCCTCTGCCTCACTGTAGTGTTTGCCTTCTCCTTCGTCATCCCCTGTCCGGAGAGACCCCAATATAATGTAACCTGGAACAGAGATTTCGCCGAAGCAG CAACATATGACTTCCTTGCTTTTGAGCAAGCAAACAGGGACAAGGTCATGGATGTCCTGTTTGTCATAAAGAGTACAGAAAGTTCTCCAAACAAATCGTGTGCAAACGCAG GTTTGCCTTCACCATGTCTGTTCATGTTGGCGCTGGACGGAACCAAAGGAAGGACGCTGTGGGAGAGGCCGCTGGATGCTGAGTTCCACTGGGCCCAGTGTGGCCTGCAGACAGGGACGAGGAGATCCTGGCACTGTCTGTTGTCCCACTCTGACAACCTGACAGCTATTGACAAATACACCG GTGATGTGGTTTGGCAGCAGCCTCAGCCTACAGGTCTCCGCAGCTCTTTGCCTGTCCTCAGTGTCCCAGATCTGGATGGGGACAAGGTCAGTGATGTGGTGCTGGTGGCGTCAGACGACACGCAG ACTCAGCTGATATTGCTCTCTGGGAAGAAGGGGACTCAGATCGGTTCCACTGTGATTATTGACTCCATCGGCACTAATAATCATCTCCTCCACTACACTAAAGGCGGCTCCTACTATGTGCTGCTACAAAGAG ACTCACGTGTGTGTGGACTGGCTCTCTGGAAGATTGCTGCCAAAGCCAAACTAGAGCCGGTCCCGGGTCTGAACAAGGACAAAGACCTGGAGAACAATGCCAGCAACACAACCGGCCTGGTTCCCATCTACTT GTCTGAGGCAGGAAGTCTGCTCAGAATTAAAGACTCAGATGATTCATCTGACCTTCTGGCTGTTTCTAAAAGAGTGGTGGCCTTAGTTGATGGAAGCACATTGAAGCTAAGGTGGAGATTCAACACCATCGCAATCATTGG AAAACCCTCCTTCGGTCACTTTAATAAAGATAACATCCTTGATCTTGTGGTTGAGGATGACGTAGGAAACTTCACTAAAAGG ATAACCATCCTGGACGGGCAGACTGGTGGCTTGCTGTGGGAATCCAACCTTTTGGCGAGCACCAACTCCCCCAGACCTGATGCTATACACACCATCAACTCCTTCTCTGTCTTTATGTTTTGGGGCTTGGTACCGTCAGAGTCCAACTCATCC GAACCGTTGACCAGTGAGCAACACTCCTACATGCTGCATCCCAGCTATCCCAACGTTCTCCTGGAATGCACCAACGTCCCAGATCACATCGTAACATTTAAAG CCACCCTCATGGAGCTTGGACGCCACGCCGCCTATTTCCTCCTGAAGGGTCCGGAGAAGGAAGGAAGTGAAGGCACTGTGGTCCTCACCAAGCGTAAGCTGAAGCAGGACGTCCCCTCATGCAATTTAATCCGTATCAGCGACGAAGGAGCTCTACACAGCAAAGAAGATCTCCAAGAAGCTTTCAACCGACTCCGCTTCAGCAGCGACTGGTGA
- the luc7l gene encoding putative RNA-binding protein Luc7-like 1 isoform X1, protein MSAQAQMRALLDQLMGTARDGDETRQRVKFTDERVCKSHLLNCCPHDILSGTRMDLGECTKIHDLALRADYEIASKEKDLFFELDAVDHLESFIADCDRRTELAKKRLAETQEEISAEVAAKAEKVHELNEEIGKLLAKAEQLGAEGNVDEAQKVLQEVEKVRTRKKDAEEEYRNSMPASSFQQQKLRVCEVCSAYLGLHDNDRRLADHFGGKLHLGFIQIREKLDQLKKTVVEKQEKRNQERLKRREEREKEEKMRKRTRSRSREHRRSRSRDRRRRRSRSSSRDRRRSRSRSRERKRRHRSRSRSRSRGHRHSHEQSSRHKSSRDRDRSSRDRSRDRDKRDSMNGRSDSRRGEDRDTGDF, encoded by the exons ATGTCTGCCCAGGCTCAAATGAGAGCTCTGCTCGACCAGCTGATGGGAACAGCGAGGGATG GTGACGAGACGCGGCAGAGGGTCAAGTTCACCGATGAACGGGTCTGCAAAAGTCATCTTCTCAACTGCTGTCCACATGACATCCTGTCTGGAACt CGCATGGACCTGGGCGAATGCACAAAGATCCATGACCTGGCTCTCCGGGCAGACTATGAAATAGCCTCCAAGGAGAAAGATCTTTTCTTTGAACTTGAT GCTGTGGATCACCTGGAGTCTTTCATTGCTGATTGTGACCGACGGACAGAATTGGCTAAGAAGCGTCTGGCTGAGACTCAGGAAGAGATCAGTGCAGAGGTGGCAGCAAAG GCTGAGAAGGTGCATGAGCTGAATGAGGAAATCGGTAAACTTCTGGCCAAAGCAGAGCAGCTTGGAGCTGAGGGGAATGTGGACGAGGCTCAGAAGGTTCTGCAGGAAGTGGAGAAAGTCCGAACCAGGAAAAAGGATGCAGAG GAAGAATACAGAAACTCCATGCCAGCCTCCAGCTTTCAGCAACAGAAACTCCGCGTTTGTGAGGTTTGCTCCGCCTACTTGGGTCTCCATGACAACGACCGCCGCCTGGCTGACCATTTTGGTGGGAAGCTTCACCTCGGTTTCATCCAAATCAGAGAGAAACTGGACCAACTAAAG AAAACAGTGGTTGAGAAGCAGGAGAAGAGGAACCAGGAGCGCCTAAAGAggagagaggagagagagaaagaggaaaaGATGCGAAAAAG GACCAGGTCACGCAGCAGAGAGCATAGAAG gTCCCGTTCTCGTGACCGCAGAAGGAGGCGCTCACGCTCCTCGTCACGGGACCGGCGCCGTTCTCGCTCGCGCTCCAGGGAGAGAAAGAGGCGGCATCGCAGCAGATCCCGCTCCCGCAGCCGGGGGCATCGTCACAGCCACGAGCAGAGCTCAAGACACAA GTCCTCCAGGGACCGCGATCGCTCGTCTCGAGATCGGTCACGGGATCGAGACAAGAGGGACAGCATGAACGGCAGGTCCGACTCCCGCCGAGGGGAGGACAGGGACACGGGGGACTTCTGA
- the luc7l gene encoding putative RNA-binding protein Luc7-like 1 isoform X2, translating to MDLGECTKIHDLALRADYEIASKEKDLFFELDAVDHLESFIADCDRRTELAKKRLAETQEEISAEVAAKAEKVHELNEEIGKLLAKAEQLGAEGNVDEAQKVLQEVEKVRTRKKDAEEEYRNSMPASSFQQQKLRVCEVCSAYLGLHDNDRRLADHFGGKLHLGFIQIREKLDQLKKTVVEKQEKRNQERLKRREEREKEEKMRKRTRSRSREHRRSRSRDRRRRRSRSSSRDRRRSRSRSRERKRRHRSRSRSRSRGHRHSHEQSSRHKSSRDRDRSSRDRSRDRDKRDSMNGRSDSRRGEDRDTGDF from the exons ATGGACCTGGGCGAATGCACAAAGATCCATGACCTGGCTCTCCGGGCAGACTATGAAATAGCCTCCAAGGAGAAAGATCTTTTCTTTGAACTTGAT GCTGTGGATCACCTGGAGTCTTTCATTGCTGATTGTGACCGACGGACAGAATTGGCTAAGAAGCGTCTGGCTGAGACTCAGGAAGAGATCAGTGCAGAGGTGGCAGCAAAG GCTGAGAAGGTGCATGAGCTGAATGAGGAAATCGGTAAACTTCTGGCCAAAGCAGAGCAGCTTGGAGCTGAGGGGAATGTGGACGAGGCTCAGAAGGTTCTGCAGGAAGTGGAGAAAGTCCGAACCAGGAAAAAGGATGCAGAG GAAGAATACAGAAACTCCATGCCAGCCTCCAGCTTTCAGCAACAGAAACTCCGCGTTTGTGAGGTTTGCTCCGCCTACTTGGGTCTCCATGACAACGACCGCCGCCTGGCTGACCATTTTGGTGGGAAGCTTCACCTCGGTTTCATCCAAATCAGAGAGAAACTGGACCAACTAAAG AAAACAGTGGTTGAGAAGCAGGAGAAGAGGAACCAGGAGCGCCTAAAGAggagagaggagagagagaaagaggaaaaGATGCGAAAAAG GACCAGGTCACGCAGCAGAGAGCATAGAAG gTCCCGTTCTCGTGACCGCAGAAGGAGGCGCTCACGCTCCTCGTCACGGGACCGGCGCCGTTCTCGCTCGCGCTCCAGGGAGAGAAAGAGGCGGCATCGCAGCAGATCCCGCTCCCGCAGCCGGGGGCATCGTCACAGCCACGAGCAGAGCTCAAGACACAA GTCCTCCAGGGACCGCGATCGCTCGTCTCGAGATCGGTCACGGGATCGAGACAAGAGGGACAGCATGAACGGCAGGTCCGACTCCCGCCGAGGGGAGGACAGGGACACGGGGGACTTCTGA